CCAGGGTGATGGTCAGGGAATTGTCGATCAGACCCATGCGGGGCAGGCTTTCCAGGTCCGCACTGGCAGGCATCAGCGAGCGCTCCAGCGACACTGGCGTACCGTCAGCCGTGCGCCGGCAACGGTCGAGGGCTATGAACTGCTCAGTGCCAAAGCGGCTGAACAGATCCGGGCGCGTCACCGCTTCAAAGCGCAACACCTCGGTGCTCACCTGTGCGCCTGTGTCAGCCAGCGCCTGGGCCCAACCCTGGCGCTGGTCGAGCACCATGCCATCAAAGGTGACGATGGAGCCGACACCGCTTTGGGTGGCAATGTAGTTGCGCCGCTTGAGCTCAGCCAGCGCTTCACGCAGCGTGCCACGACTGACTGCAAACTCCTCGGCCAGTTGATGCTCGCCGGGCAGCAGGAAACCGTCGGCTATCACACCACCTTCGATACGGCGGATGAGCTCGTCGACGACGCGTTTTTTCTTATCGAATCGGACATGTCTAATCATGTACAAATTGATAACCGAAAGCCGTGGTGTACGGCAAGCGAATTATTTCCGGGAAATCAAGGAACCGACCTCAGGGCTCCAGGCCAATCGGGAAAAACGCCCCGTTGCTCCATACGCCAAGCCAGCTTTGCCCGTTGATCGGACGGCTCACGGCCAGCTCGACCAATTGGTAGAACACGTTGCGGTGCACCAGCGCTTCGAGGTTACTGCGCACCCGCAGGTAAGGCGCCGGCTCTTCGGTGAGCGGGTCGATCACCACACGCAGGGGGTGTTCGGGCCCAGCCTCAATCGGTTCGTCGACGTTGGTGGTAAACCGCAGCACCTGGCTTTCGCCCTGCCCCTGCACCTCGAGCGTGACGGCGACAAAGGGCGCGTCATCGACCATGATGCCGACCTTTTCCACCGGCGTTACCAGAAAATAATCATCGCCATCGCGGCGGATGATGTTGGAAAACAACTTGACCATGGGTTTGCGCCCGATCGGCGTGCCCTGATAGAACCAGGTGCCGTCACGGGCGATGCGCATGTCGATATTGCCGCAGAAATCCGGGTTCCATAGATGCACCGGCGCCGGCCCTTTGCCTTTGGGCAGTTGCGCCAATAGATCATTGGCCTTGGCGGTATCGGTCATGGAGGTCTCCTTTTCAGGCTTACTGATCACTCATGCCCAACAACCCACGAGCGTACTGGGCCAGGGGCCGGGCGATCAGATCTTGTGGCGTGTTGTCGTGGAACGTCAGTAAACCGCCACGACTGCGAATGCGTGCAGTATCAATCAAATACTGGGTACTGGTCTCGATCAACATGATCTGGATCACGCCGCTGTCCAGGCCAAGGCGGTCCAGGGCTTGCTGGTCGGTCCACTCATCGGCGTTGCCGATACGGTCATCGGCTGCCGCGAAACGGCAATACAGCAAGTAATGCGCCCCCGCCGCGCGCGCTTCGGCCATGGCTTGTTCCAGTCCTTCGGGCTGACGGGCACGACGCACCATGGGGAAGTATTCGACGAAGCCGTTGAACGCTTCCTCGGCCACCACGTTCGGTCGCGGATAGGCGCTGCCAGGCGGCACGAACGCGCCCTGGGCGATAAACACAAAGGAGTCCGGCTGGATACGGACCGACGCGGTGCGGCGGGTATCACTGTGGTCGAGCAAGCCGGCGTCGCTCATCTGATAGCGGGTGCCTTCGGCCATATCGCTGACGGTCATGCAACCACTCAGCGCCAACGACACCAGCAACAAAACCAGACTACGCATCCTATTCCTCCAGAAGCCGGTGACGGAAAACCGGCGAATGGGCGTGAGATGCAGAATCTGGGCCAGGGGGGCAGCTGCCAGCTTCAAGCTTCAAGCTTCAAGCTGGCAGCTTGGCGTCAGCCGCCGATGATCTTCATCACCGTTGCGCCGCCCGAGAAGGCGACTTCCTGCTTGTCGCCCAGGGCCTTCATCAGCAAGCCCTGCAAAGCCGGCAGCGCCTGGTGGCGAGGTTTGTCCAGCAGGTCGCCGACGTAGTGACGATTGCTCGAAGACAGGCAACCGTGCAACCAGCCCGTAGAGGACAGACGCAGGCGCGAGCAGGTCCGGCAGAACGGCACGCTTTCATTGGCAATCACGCCAAAGAAGCCCTTGCCTGGCACCTCATAGCGCACGGCGGTGGCGTCGACAGGGGCATTGGCCTGCAGGTATTCGTGGTGTTCGCCGATCAGGCTGAGCAGTTGCTGCAGGCTGACGAATTGCTGCAGGAACGCGTTGGAGTCTTTCGCCAGGTGTCCCATGCGCATCAACTCGATAAAGCGCAGCTCGTAGCCCCGCTCCAGGCAGTAATCGAGCAACGGCATCACCTGGTCCAGGTTCTGGCCGCGCAGGGGCACCATATTGACCTTGATCTTGATCCCCGCCGCGCGTGCCTGGTCCATCCCATCGAGCACAGTGGCCAGGTCGCCGCCGCGGGCGATACTGCGGAAGGCGTCGGCATCCAGGGTGTCGAGGGAAACGTTGATGCGCCGGATACCCGCGTCCACCAATAGCGGCAGCTTGCGCGCCAGCAACTGGCCATTGGTGGTCAGGCTGATATCGCTGAGCCCCATCTGCCCCACGTCGCCCATGAAGGCTTCCAGCTTGGGGCTCACCAACGGCTCACCGCCGGTAATACGCAGGCGGTCGATGCCGGCCGCCTCGATCAGGTAGGCCACGCCTCGCGCCATGGCTTGTGCCGAGAGTTCGTCCTGGGCAGCCACCAGCCGCTTGCCATTGGGCACGCAGTAGGTACACGCGTAATTACAGGCTGAGGTCAGGCTGATCCGCAAATTGCGAAACCGCCTGCCTTGACGATCAACGATCATGAACCACTCCGGCAGAGGATTTTACGAGGGCGTACCAAGAAGCTGACTTATTAATCAGCTTTTAGCAAGGTCCTTGCCTGAGTATATTCCTAGGGTACTGCGCCTGGCAGTAAATCATTGAGTCATCAGCGTGGCGAATGACTCAGGCGGCAGGCGCTTCGCCGGCTTTTTCAGGGCCAGGCAATTCCGGGCTGTGCTTGCGCTTGTTGCCCATGCGCACGCCGATGTCCATCAAGAACTGAAAGAAGCCTTCCTGATCTTCCAGCACATTGCTCCAGAACGGCGAGTGGTACAGCGCGACGGCGCCATGCACCAGCGCCCAGGCCGCGCAGTAGTGGAAGTAAGGCGGTACGTCTTCGAGCTTGCCTTCACTGATACGACCCTTGATCAGCAAGGTGAGGCGTTCGAAGTTCGAAGCGCGGATCTTGTGCAGCTCCTCGACCATTTCCGGCACTTGATGGCCCTTGACCACCTTTTCTTCCAGCCGGTCAAACAGACGGTAACGCTGCGGATCGCGCATGCGGAACTCGAAATAGGCCCGGGACAAAGCCTCTTTGTCCTTGTCGACATCGGCCGAATGCAACAGCTCGTTCAAGTCGCGCTCGTAGTCGAGCATCAGGCGCAGGTAAATCTCGGCCTTGGACTTGAAGTGTTTATAGATTGTGCCTTTGCCGATACCCACGGCATCCGCGATCATCTCGACGGTGACGCTGTCTTCGCCTTGTTCGAGGAACAATTTGAGTGCGGTGTCGAGAATTTCCTGCTCACGGCGGCGAAACTCACGGACCTTACGGGGTTCTTTATGCATGAGGAAGAGGTCTGCACAGGTCGGAATAGGGAGGGCAGCGCACGCCACGGATACGTGGCGATACGATTTACCCGATGCGAGGGATTATCCCGACTGAACGGTCGTTGGGCAACGCCTATGTGAACCGGTTGCGTACTTTACTTTCAATACGCCAACGATTTTGGCGATATCAGTCAGAAACAATACGCGACACTTGAACCTGCGCATCATGCCCGATGAGAACTCAAGCGAAGAACGCGTATTCCAAATCTGTTTAAAAATCGATCAATCGCGACTGGACTGAATCCGATAGTGATCAATACTTCAACTGTCGG
This region of Pseudomonas sp. MUP55 genomic DNA includes:
- a CDS encoding GntR family transcriptional regulator: MIRHVRFDKKKRVVDELIRRIEGGVIADGFLLPGEHQLAEEFAVSRGTLREALAELKRRNYIATQSGVGSIVTFDGMVLDQRQGWAQALADTGAQVSTEVLRFEAVTRPDLFSRFGTEQFIALDRCRRTADGTPVSLERSLMPASADLESLPRMGLIDNSLTITLAAYGYVGAAGDQWIGAEALSDEDAQLLGRPAGTVFLKASRTTYDRRERFMEHVESLLDPLHFRLHLQFGASK
- a CDS encoding DUF1285 domain-containing protein, giving the protein MTDTAKANDLLAQLPKGKGPAPVHLWNPDFCGNIDMRIARDGTWFYQGTPIGRKPMVKLFSNIIRRDGDDYFLVTPVEKVGIMVDDAPFVAVTLEVQGQGESQVLRFTTNVDEPIEAGPEHPLRVVIDPLTEEPAPYLRVRSNLEALVHRNVFYQLVELAVSRPINGQSWLGVWSNGAFFPIGLEP
- a CDS encoding DUF4823 domain-containing protein, with amino-acid sequence MRSLVLLLVSLALSGCMTVSDMAEGTRYQMSDAGLLDHSDTRRTASVRIQPDSFVFIAQGAFVPPGSAYPRPNVVAEEAFNGFVEYFPMVRRARQPEGLEQAMAEARAAGAHYLLYCRFAAADDRIGNADEWTDQQALDRLGLDSGVIQIMLIETSTQYLIDTARIRSRGGLLTFHDNTPQDLIARPLAQYARGLLGMSDQ
- a CDS encoding GTP 3',8-cyclase MoaA, with protein sequence MIVDRQGRRFRNLRISLTSACNYACTYCVPNGKRLVAAQDELSAQAMARGVAYLIEAAGIDRLRITGGEPLVSPKLEAFMGDVGQMGLSDISLTTNGQLLARKLPLLVDAGIRRINVSLDTLDADAFRSIARGGDLATVLDGMDQARAAGIKIKVNMVPLRGQNLDQVMPLLDYCLERGYELRFIELMRMGHLAKDSNAFLQQFVSLQQLLSLIGEHHEYLQANAPVDATAVRYEVPGKGFFGVIANESVPFCRTCSRLRLSSTGWLHGCLSSSNRHYVGDLLDKPRHQALPALQGLLMKALGDKQEVAFSGGATVMKIIGG
- a CDS encoding TetR/AcrR family transcriptional regulator, yielding MHKEPRKVREFRRREQEILDTALKLFLEQGEDSVTVEMIADAVGIGKGTIYKHFKSKAEIYLRLMLDYERDLNELLHSADVDKDKEALSRAYFEFRMRDPQRYRLFDRLEEKVVKGHQVPEMVEELHKIRASNFERLTLLIKGRISEGKLEDVPPYFHYCAAWALVHGAVALYHSPFWSNVLEDQEGFFQFLMDIGVRMGNKRKHSPELPGPEKAGEAPAA